The Hemiscyllium ocellatum isolate sHemOce1 chromosome 28, sHemOce1.pat.X.cur, whole genome shotgun sequence genome includes the window ACACACCTTCTCCCAAAACTCCCCCTCCTCATCCTCaacactcctcctcctcctgaacAGACCCCGTCCACTCCCCAACACCAAtctcctcccctccactcccatcCCTCAACACTCCAATCCTCCCCCTGCCACAATCGTGTTACAGTGTATTGACCCTATATTATCCGTGTGTTAGTTATTTGTTAACTCTGTATTGTCCATGTATTAACCATCCGTTTCGCTGACAGAGAAGCTGAACACTTGCTGAAGGATAAACCTCAGGGCTGTTTCCTCATCCGTGTTGGTGAGAGTCGGATTGGATTTAGTCTCTCGTACAGGTAACAAGGAACTGagacccccatctctctgacctgAGACCCACATCTCCAgctgcctccccccccccaacaactcaGCGACTGGGAACATGGTGGAGGTTAGTAGGTGGTGGGTGGAGCAGTAAGATCCCGGTAAGCCATGAGCTATGTCACGACGGACACCAAACCTGATCCTTGAGCAGGCTGATCTGAGCCAATCCCAGGAAGCCCTGCATCATCCAATGGGCATAAGAATCTGGAACTCCCTATCCCTAACCATCCCCAGAATGCCATTAAGGTTGCGGGTCAATTAAAAACTTCAGGACTGAGATTTCTGTTGgatcaggtttttaaaaaatggtgggGGATTGGGTACAGAGCATTAAAATATTAAGAAGCTACATTCTAACTCAACAGGAAAACCTGCTGCTTTGTGGTCTCTGCCTGTACATACTGTCATGAGCACACCCCGGGGCGAGACTCCCATATCATTACGACTCCAGACAGAATAGCCCAAATTGTCAAACTCCCGGCTGAGGAGTGTTGAACGGATTCCCCTTCTTCATTCGCTTGCCCCCTCAGTTGGTTGAACAACATTAATTTGAAAAGTTTCCTCCAGAGTGGACACTTGCCGCCCAGACCAAGATAACATATATCTTGAAAGAAGCCAATTTAACTAGATTTCCTTCAGTTAACAGAGCGTGAGTTTATTGGTCATGAAATGTGAGAAAAAGAATAATGTAATGGGTGCACACACAGATAGGAATTCAGTGATCTCTGAAAAGTCAAAGGAAATACAGTTTACTCTCTGGGTTGTTTGTAAAGActagtgttgagagtgtgttgctggaaaagcacagcagggtcaggcagcatctgaggagcaggaaaattgaagtttcgggctggagcctttcatcaggaatgttcatgAAGAGTAGTCAGTTCAATGTTAATAGCCAAGCAGTCAATTTTATCTTTGAGCAGCGGTGTTTGTGATCCCTGTCTTTTGCAGAGTGATTGAAATTTTTTTTGCTCAGTTTTCTCTTAATTGGCTTGGAGGCTAGCTGGCTTCTAGCATCCAGAGCGATAGATTCCTTTACCTGTAATGTAGGGGTGATAAGTCAGTGGTGCTTGGACTGTGACCTTCATAGCACACTATCATTTGAACCAAAGCGAGTGCAAATAAATCCTTCAGCTCCCTCGCACTCCTTTGTCCACGAGCATAAAGAGACCAGGATTGAAAAGACTTTTTAACACTAGTCTTTTGTTTGATTCCTTGAAAGGTAAAAAATACAAATCACATCTCTTGTTCAGACTGAATGGATCCCAATATACAAGTCTTTTCTTCCATTGTGTACTTAGTCTGAGATAGCGCCTAGTAGATTATAGTTCAGTCTGGAGTCTATTTCCTCCTTTCAAGTCCAACACTTTGAGGTTTCCCTGACACCTTGTTGGGTGTGACAAAGAGATTTCCCTTTCCTTTCTGGCAGCTACTGAACTTGCAGCTGCAATCATTTAGACTTGATAAGTCTTTTTAAAAGTactcattcctcattcctgatgaagggcttatgcccgaaacgtcgaacttcctgttccttagatgctgcctgacctgctgcgctttaaccagcaacacattttcaagtctTTTTAAAAGCCCATAAAGTTCAGATTTCCAAATTTCTGGCATTATGATCCTTTGAAACCTTGTCAATTACTGAATCCTTTATCCCATATggatttccagcctctgaccctcTGCCCTGTACACACAGGATTAGTGTCAAAACACTGCACTTTTGAAGAGTTCTAttttaaagaaggcatttggatctGTAAGAATGCAAAATCTAGACTCAAGCTGTAAAATTATCATACAGCCATAGACAGAGGCAGAGTTCTAATGCATCAAGAGTATGTAAGAAATGAGGCTGGGACGTTGCAAAACAATTCCTCATATTGGGTGCCATTCACCCTGACATGGTTGTTAATCTACCCCTCGCTTGGGTTTTTGCAATAACTGATCTTTGAGGATTTTTCACTTAGTTGCTGATTATGTTCTTTACTCAGTCACTAATAAGCCGGAGGGAACGGAATTTTTTTAACCCTTTCTGCTTGTGTCTATTCCAGAGCATTTGATCGATGTCGCCATTTTATCATTGATGTGACGACAGATGGACAGTACAACATCACAGGAGAGCCAATATTCCACAATTCACTGCAGGATTTGGTCAACTACCACTCTCAGTTTCCCATTGACCCCTACACTGAATGCCTGACCATACCTTGTGAACAGGTAGGGGTTTGGCCTGCCCCACGACCAGGGCCATTCATTTCCTGAATTAGTAATAATACAAACCTGACTTTATCATTGTTATTTGTCACAATGCATTGTAACATAATTCTGAGCCCACTTCAGGTGAATCCTGATCTAAGCAACTCTGTGTCACACAGGGACGgagtcacacacactgtcacagggacaggatcacagagacagagtctcacacacactgtcacacggTCTCAGGGACAGGATCACAGACACTGTCACAGAGACagggtctcacacacactgtcacattcacagagccagagacatACACACTaatagagacagagtcacacacactgtcacatggTCACAGGGACAGGGTCACATACACTGTCACAGTCACAGTCACAGGGACAGgatcacacacacagaggaagtTGGGACAAGGTGTTCACAATGCTGAGGATCCTGCACAGAGAAGATCCAGAAAAACTGTTCCCACTCAAAAAGGAATCGAGGATGTGAGATcacagattgaaagtaattggTGAAAGACGCAATAGTGATGTTTGATAGGTCTTTATCCAAGAGCAAGTGGTTGGGGTCTGAAACACACTGTCTGCAAGTTTGGTGGCAGAGTCAGTCGAGTCTTCCAGTGCCTGCGTGAGATGTTCTAGGAAGAATAGCACAAAGAATAGTCATTCAATGAGCTTGCATgcgtatgatgggctgaatggcctccctctgcactgtaacaatcctGTGGTTTTACAAATGGCATTCTGAACAATATTAATGAATCAATGAGTGAGACTGGACAAATTGATGTCCGTGCTGGCCTGTTTATAATGTAGGCTAGGCCCTGTGATTAGCCCAAATCCCAGCAATGAATAAAGAGCAGGGGTAGGGCCGAGACTGACTGAACACGCCATTAACATGAGCATGGCTGCTGTGGGACGAGATTTCTTTGTCTAGCTTCCCCTCCTCCACCCGGCCCCTGGTCTCATCTGCATTCTCTCCCACACCAGTCTCCCCCTGCCCAGTCTCCCCTCCCCTACCTGACTGCCCAGGCTGACCTATCTAACTCCCCCCTCTGGTCTCTCAGTGCCCACTCTCTTGAGTTCCATTTCCTGTTTAAACATGGTCACATGAGTAGGGTTTCTATAGAGAACTGTGTTGCAAATTAAAGAGTGAGTGCAAATGAGTGTGCACATCAGGTGCACTGACCCTTTTCTGATCTTttgttcatagaattcctacagagtggaaacaggccatttggcccaacaagtccacaccaaccctccgaaaagtatcccacccagacacatccccctaccctatttctTTAcatttccccctaactaatgcacctaacctacacatccctgaacaccattggcaatttagcatggccaactcaactaacctgcacatctttggacttggatCTTGCTGCAGTTTGACCATGTGATAGCAGATAGTGTGAACTCACTGGGCCTTCTTACAGGGATTCTTCTCAATGAGAAGGGGCCCTCACGGGCAGCAAGTTGAGATTCTGTGCTCTTGGGTGCAGATGTTGGTCAAGGATTGTCAGATGTTCTCCTGCATGTAACTGTAATCTCCTCTTTTGCAGCTGAGCCAGTCCCCTGTCCATTATGAAGAGTTGTGTATTTTTGTTCCCACAATGGAGGCACAGAGCTCACCGAATCGTCATTCACGTTCCTCAGTTGGGGGTTCTGATCCAGTGCCCTCAGACTCTGCTCCTGACAGGTGGACTGCTAATCAATCAAAACAAGTgtcctgtggcactccattacCCCCAAGAGGAGATGGTCAGAATTTGCCTCCTCTTCCACTTCCACGCCGAGGAGTCACCAACTCGAAACCAACACCAGAGACTGGAGACTTCTCTAGTGGTCAGCCTCCTCTCCTGCAAGTGAAGACACTTGACCTTTCATTCAGCCAGCTGACTGCCTCCTCTATGGAGCAGGAGCCCATTCCTGCTGTAAGTTCTGCTCAACTCTTATTCTCACACTCAATGGATTTGGTTTAGATATCTGGTCTGGAACAGTTGCCTCCTCTGAGGTTTTGACTGGGAACTTCAattggccaattttgacggtattagagaGGAACTTTCAAAGTTGATTGGGGTAAACTGTTAGGGGGCAAAGAGATAAGTAGGTGggcttttaaaagtgagattgagAGTTCAGGACTGTATGCTCCTGTTAGAATGAAGGGCGAGTCTGGTAGGAGCAGGAATCACTGGATAACTAGAAACGTTGAGGCTCTCATCAAGATTAAGAAGGTGGCATATATAGACATCTGGGATTAAGTGAATCTCTTGAGGAGTGGAAATGcagtacttaagagggaaatcaggagggcaaaaaggggatatgagagaATCTTAGCAGATAAGGTTAagaataatccaaagagattctacaaaaacGTTAAGGGCAAAAGAGCAACTAGAAAGAGAGTAGGATTCGTTAATGAGCAACAAAGCTGTCTCTCCCACAGAAGATGGGAGAGGtactgaacaaatatttcacattggtttttactgtggagaaagacatggaagccagggaacttgggaaataaatactgatgtcttgaaaacagtccatCTTACAACAGAGGAAATGTTGGTCTTAAAGTGCATAAATCTCCAGCACCTGATAAAATGTATTTCAAGATATTGTGAGAAGCTAGGGGAGAAATTCTGGGGGCCCCAGCTGACagatttgtatcatctacaaacgtgggtgaggtgccagaagattggagatgCTAATGTTTACTTATGAGAGATTGcaaggaaaagcctgggaactatagactggtgagtctgacatcaatggtagtaagttgttggaagggattctgagatataggatttacatgcatttggagaggcaagaacCAATATGGGtggcacagcagctcagtggttagcactgcaacctcacagtactaggtacccaggttcaattctagcctcgggcaactgtctgtgtggagtttgcacattctccctgtgtctgtgtgggtttggtgaaatggccaagctaaattgctcaaagtatttaaatttaattaattaatatggaattgaaagctattccagatgaccatgaaaccattatcaattgttgtaaaaacacatctggttcactaatagccttttagagaaggaaatctccaTCCTTCTCTAATCCAGACTGTCAGTATTGCAGctcactcttaactgctctctggaaaTACCGGGCCAGCCTCTCTGATCATGGGAAATaaggaatggacaacaaatgccagccttgccagcaatacccacgtcccatgaatgaattgttTCTATAAATGAGGAGAATTTCACAGACGTTTTGTTCTGTCTCTTATGTGGAAGTCTCAGGAATTCTTGGGCAGAGTGAAATGGCAGGAGAAAGGTTCACATCCATTTTCCAGAGAGTTCAACATTGGAATGGGAGCAAAGCAAATTTGTTTCAAGTTTGTTTCAATCAGTCTACAATGCAGATCCTTGTTGAAGGACTCACTAAAATCCAAGTAGACAACATCCATTTTTCTCGGTCGCATCCTCAAAAGTTCAGTCAAGTTTCACCAATGCTCTGTAGAGTTGCAGTAAGACCTTCCTGTTTTATAGTCCAACCTCGTTATCTCCAAACAATTGGAGAAACTTATTTAAGGGGATGACACAAataggttggaggaagagcgcctcatcttccgcctgggaaccctccagccacaagggatgaactcggatttctccagtttcctcatttcccctccccccaccttgtctcagtcaattcccttggactcagcaccgccctcctaacctgcaatcctcttcctgacctctccgcccccatcccctcctccggcctatcaccctcaccttgacctccttccacctatcacatctccctcgcccctcccccaagtccctcccccctaccttttatctgagcctgcctggcaccctctcctcattcctgatgaagggctctggcccgaaacgtcgaatttcctgttccttggatgctgcctaacctgctatgctttaaccagcaacacattttcaggtctgatctccagcatctgcagacctcactttttactcgatgacACAAATAGGCCATGACAAACATCTAAAGAGTGTATGGATGAACTGCAACAATTGTTGGTTCCTGTCTGGCGCAGAAATTAAATCAGAAAGATGGCCTAGTCATGGCTAACCATGGAAATAAGGGCTAGTACAGATTCGGGAAGGGGCGTACAAATTGGTCAAACAGGGCAGCAGATCTGAGGATTGAAAGCAATTTAGAATTCAGTCACGAAGGACAAGGGGATTGATTACGAGGGACAATAAAGTACAAGACTAAGCTTACAAAGAACATACAAACCGATTGCAAAACGTGTGAAGAGAAAAGTGTTAGCGAAAGGAATGCAGGTCCCTTACAGTCTGAGAAAGGGGAAATTATAATAAAGGATTTGCAACCTGGAATTCTAAAAGAAATAGCTGCTGAGATAATGGATATATtgcttgtaattttccaaaaatccttggatAAGGATTTTGACCGTCAACTCTATctttgcatctcataattttgtaaatttgtatcaagtcacccctcagcctccgccattCAAGAGGAAAGAACCTGAGtgtttctagcctctccttgtagctcataccctctagtccaggcagcatcctggtaaagctttTCTGTATCCTTTACAAAGCCTTCCTGCATTGAACATAATACtttctgtggcctaaccaaacatttacaaagacacatcctgactcttgtactcaattccccaaacAATAATTGGCAAGCTTGCCACATACCTACTTTACCACCCGAtctacttgcatggccactttcagggagctatggacttgaagcccaagatccttctgtacatcaGTGCTGCACAGAGACTTCCTATTAACTGTATATTTTTTTCCTTAAGATTTGATCTCCCAAGGCTTGAGAGCAGAATCTCATGCTGAAGTGAGGGAGTTCTACATTCTCAGTGAGGCATAGTTTGCAATGAGATGTTACTCTGTCCTGTCAGGATGATGCTAATTTTCCTGTAACACTGTTTGAAGATAGCTTCACCACATTGCCTCACCCAATTCTTATCCAGAAACAAATGATCTGATCATTAAAACTCGAAAGCTAaacattgcagatgttggaaatctgaaataaacatggAAACTGCCGGAAATTCCGAACAGCAATGCCAGTGTCTCGATAGAGAACCAGAATGACATTGACAAAAGCACAAaggagaagtacagcacagaataggcccttcggccctccaagcctgtgcagaTCATCATGCTCTAACTAAACAAAAAAACAAATCTCCTGCCcctatttggtccatatctctctttACCCTCCCTgatcatgtaaccatccagatgcatcttaCATGTCACCAACacgcctgcttccaccacctcttctgatgatgcattccagactcctcccacactctgtgtgaatAACTTCCCTCGTGCATCTCCCTTAAattccccctctcatcttgaacctgtacccccttgtaattgaaatttcaaccctgggaaaaagcctcatgaccgtccaccctatctatgcctctcaattgtgtagacctctatcaggtctcctctcagcctccgtCTTTCCAGTGAAAGGATTCCTGCCATTTTAACTTTTCCTCATAGCCAATACCcttgagaccaggcaacatcctgcactcactctccaaagcttccctatccttctggtagtgtagcgaccaaaactgtacactatactccaaaagcagcctaacAAGGGTtgtatatagctgcaacatggtttGCCAGCTCTTGTATTCCATGCCCcagccgatgaaggcaagcaggtcatataccttcttaatcaccttggccacctgtgttgccactttgagAGAACTGTGGACCtcacacccagatccatctgaATGTTAATGTTCCAAAAGGTTCTcccatttacagtataattcacacctaaatttgatcctccaaaatgcGTCATCTCGCATTtttccggattaaactccatctgccatttctgtgcccaagtcGCCAAACTATCTACATCCTGTTGTATTCTTTCACAATCGGCACTAACAGCAACTCccccaatcttcgtgtcatctgcaaacttactaatcataccacccacattttcctccagatcatttatatatatactATAGACAACAGAAAACCtaagactgatccctgtggaacaccactaattACTGCTGTCCATCCTAAAAATacacccttccactgctactctgtcttctatgaccaagccagttttgtatccatctagccagcccaccctgaatcccatgtgatgttAGATTTTGTACCAACCTGCCATGGGGGACTTTATTAAATTCCTAACTAAAGTCTATATAAACTACATCCGTGGCTCTTtatcaattatctttgtcacctcttcaaaaaatccaatcaggttggtgagacatgacctttccCGTACAAAACCACGCTGCCTATCACTAActagtccattttcttccaaatgtgtttATATCTTGTCTCTCAATGTCTTCTCCAAAAGCTTCCCCACgtagatgtcaggctcaccaccATGAATTATCCTtgcttcctttcttaaacaacactggctaatctccagtcctctggaaccttgcCTGTGGTTAATGAGAATGTGAAGATATCTGCTAATGCTCTAGctatttctttagattagattccctacagtatggaaacagacccttcggcccaacaagtccacaccaactctccgaagactaacccatccagacccattcccctgccctatatatacccctgactaatgcacctaacactaaggacaatttagcatggccaattcacctgacttgcacgtctttggactgtgggaggaaaccggagcacccggaggaagcctaagcagacacggggagaatgtgcaaactccacatagacagttgcctgaagcgggaatcgaacccaggcccctggcactgtgaggcagcaatgctcaccactgagccactgtgccacctttgcTTGCCTTTCATAGGaacctggaatagatcccatctggccctgtGGACTTGTTTACCTTAATGCAAGTTAAGATACCCAAAACTTCCTCCTTTAATATATTGACATTCTCTAGAGTTTTCACACACTCATCCCTGAACTCAACATCCGCCATGTTCTTCTCCTTGGTCAATACCAAAACAAATTATTCATTAAGGATTTCTCCCACTTCCCGTGGCTCCACCTATAACTTCCCTCCTTTGACCTTGAGTGGGCCTACTCTTTCCCTTGCTACCCTCTTTCTTCTAATATATGCATATAAaaaccttgggattctccttgacCCTATTTGCtagacatttcatggccccttgtAACCTTGCTGAAAGTTaacttctgtttttctctctctgcactctccccactcttcaagtttctgtttttattacttgTTCACCACCTCATTTCTCTCTGTGTGCAAATACACACAATCATAGAATGCATGCAacacattcagcccatcttgtctggGCTGTCCCTCTGCAAGAGTGACTCAATCAGTTCCACTCCTCCACCTTTTCCCTATGGTTCTACACATTTCTTCTCTTTGAATCTCCTGAGACAAGACCTAGCCCTCCATCGCCATCACAGTGACAGACTATCCTGTCACTAGTACCTTGTTGTCTGTCAGGACTGATGTGTTGCCCAAATTACAATGCTGACAACTcttcagaaagaattcacttacCAGCAAAGTGCTTTGGGACGTCCAATCATTGTCTAAGTGCAACATTTTCTTTGAGAAATGTGTGGGAAAAGTGTTTTGGGTCAAAACCTAACTGTAATCCCGTTGAGGAGAGGCCAAAGGTTCTATTCCCCTTTTGTCCTTGTGTGAATATATTCTGCCTGAATCCCCCTGTCCCCTCACAACAACACTTGCAGCAATGACTAGAGTTCAAAAGTGTTTTCTTGGCCTGATAGTGTTTGGAGAATCCTATTGGGTTCTTTGGAAGAGAGGaaaggagaccattcaggtgACACCTCTAGTGAGTAAACAGCAGCTGTCACCTGACAATGCTGGAGCCTCAACATCAGGAGAGTTAGTGGGTGAACTGTCTCTAAGTTGCATCTTACTGCCAATGTATCAGTTTTCTCACTGACCATCGGCCTGTGTCCGACTGAAAAGAAACCTTTGTTCAGGAAATGTCTGTAAATTAATGGATTGTCTTTTTTTATTTCAGGTGTCTGCTTCTGATCCCCAGAATTCAAGAAATCAGCCCAGCAGCCCTGATACAACAAACTGTCATTCAAATACTGAATTTAAGCATCAAGACAATGATAACCTCAACAGAAGACAGTCTAACCCCATTCCTCCTCCAAGACAGCCCACTGATCACCCTAACCCTAGGCCCATCTCTCCCCAGAGACAGCCCACTGATCACCCTAACTCCAGGCCCATTTCTCCCCAGAGACAGCTCTCTGATCACTCCAACCCCAGGCCTATCTCTCCCCAGAGACAGCCCACTGACCACTCCAACCCGATACCTATCCCTCCCCAGAGACAACCCACTGATTATCCTAAACCCAGGCCAATACCACCCCCAAGACAGTCCACTGATCAGCCTAACCCCAGGCCTATCCCTCCCAAGAGAGAGCGCATTGATCACTCCAACCCCAGGCCAATCCCTCCCCAGAGACAGCCCACTGATCACTCCAACCCCAGGTCCATACCATCCCCAAGACAGCCCACTGATCACTCCAACATCGGGCCGATCCCTCCCCAGAGAGAGTCCACTGATCACTCCAACCCCAGGCCAATCCCTCCCCAGAGAGAGTCCACTGATCACTCCAACCCCAGGCCAATCCCTCCCCAGAGACAGCCCACTGATCACTCCAACTCCAGGCCAATCCCTCCCCAGAGAGAGTCCACTGATCACTCCAACTCCAGGCCAATCCCTCCCCAGAGACAGCCCATTGATCACTCCAACCCCAGGCCAATCCCTCCCCAGAGAGAGTCCACTGATCACTCCAACTCCAGGCCAATCCCTCCCCAGAGACAGCCCATTGATCACTCCAACTCCAGGCCAATCCCTCCCCAGAGACAGCCCACTGATCACTCCAACCCCAGGCCAATCCCTCCCCAGAGAGAACCCACTGATCACTCCAACTCCAGGCCAATCCCTCCCCAGAGACAGCCCATTGATCACTCCAACTCCAGGCCAATCCCTCCCCAGAGACAGCCCATTGATCACTCCAACCCCAGGTCCATACCATCCCCAAGACAACCCACTGATCACTCCAAACCCAGGCCAATCCCTCCCCGGAGACAGCCCATTGATCACTCCAACCCCAGGCCAATCCCTCCCCAGAGAGAGTCCACTGATCACTCCAACATCGGGCCGATCCCTCCCCAGAGAGAGTCCACTGATCACTCCAACATCGGGCCGATCCCTCCCCAGAGAGAGTCCACTGATCACTCCAACCCCAGGCCAATCCCTCCCCAGAGAGATCCCATTGATCACTCCAACTCTAGGCCAATCCCTCCCCAGAGAGATTCCATGATCACGATACTAACATGAAATATACAGGTGACTCCTCTTCAACTGTGAATGATGATGACCTGCCTTTCCCAACACAAAACAACTCTCATCACTCTCCCAGGATCACACGTAATCAGGACCTATCACGGGGTCAGTCCCTACCACAAGGTCAGCCCCACAGACCCACCATCTGTTCAATGCCGTTTGGTGAGAAGGAGACAGTGGAAGGTGCTCAGTTGCTGA containing:
- the LOC132829035 gene encoding uncharacterized protein LOC132829035 — translated: MDRTMTRKAAITWFTTTQAAKLMRGGTVPDWFYGIITRREAEHLLKDKPQGCFLIRVGESRIGFSLSYRAFDRCRHFIIDVTTDGQYNITGEPIFHNSLQDLVNYHSQFPIDPYTECLTIPCEQLSQSPVHYEELCIFVPTMEAQSSPNRHSRSSVGGSDPVPSDSAPDRWTANQSKQVSCGTPLPPRGDGQNLPPLPLPRRGVTNSKPTPETGDFSSGQPPLLQVKTLDLSFSQLTASSMEQEPIPAVSASDPQNSRNQPSSPDTTNCHSNTEFKHQDNDNLNRRQSNPIPPPRQPTDHPNPRPISPQRQPTDHPNSRPISPQRQLSDHSNPRPISPQRQPTDHSNPIPIPPQRQPTDYPKPRPIPPPRQSTDQPNPRPIPPKRERIDHSNPRPIPPQRQPTDHSNPRSIPSPRQPTDHSNIGPIPPQRESTDHSNPRPIPPQRESTDHSNPRPIPPQRQPTDHSNSRPIPPQRESTDHSNSRPIPPQRQPIDHSNPRPIPPQRESTDHSNSRPIPPQRQPIDHSNSRPIPPQRQPTDHSNPRPIPPQREPTDHSNSRPIPPQRQPIDHSNSRPIPPQRQPIDHSNPRSIPSPRQPTDHSKPRPIPPRRQPIDHSNPRPIPPQRESTDHSNIGPIPPQRESTDHSNIGPIPPQRESTDHSNPRPIPPQRDPIDHSNSRPIPPQRDSMITILT